In Chrysiogenia bacterium, the genomic stretch AAATGCTCGGCGAAGTGACCGGGTGACATGTGGGAGAGCGCGCCGAGCCACACCTTCACGCCGACCACCCGCTCGGCGCTTTGCTCACTGGCAATCTGCTCGATCTTTTCCATGAGGTTCTTCATCAGGGAATGTTCGTGCATGAGTCAGCCTCCTGCCTGC encodes the following:
- a CDS encoding hydrogenase maturation nickel metallochaperone HypA; its protein translation is MHEHSLMKNLMEKIEQIASEQSAERVVGVKVWLGALSHMSPGHFAEHFEDASAGTLAEGAHITCESSDDINDPGAQDIRLLSLDIE